CCACCATCGCGGTCCCCGCAGCGGGCGACGACGACCACGCCGGCACCACCCACAGGTACGTTCCCGACATCCCGAAATGCCCGACGGTATCGGCAGGCATATTCTCACCGGTCCAATGCGGCGCTTTCTCCCCCTTGATCTCAAATCCGAGGCCCCACGGGCACGGTTTCTGCATGCCATAACCAGGAACGACACCGCGTAGGTCTCCGAATTGGTTGGCAAAGGCGTCGCTAAGCGTCTCTTCGCTCAACAGCGATGGCGACGCGAGCTCGCGGGCGAACGCGCGCATATCGCTTAGCGACGCCCTCCCCTCGTGACCGGCCGAGCCATATATTTCGGCCGTCGACATGCCGAGCGGTTCAAACACGCCCAGGCGCGCGTACTCGCCCAGGCTCATCCCGGAGCACTCCGTGAGGAAGTCGTCCAGAATCTCGAAACCCGCCGAGGAATAGATGCGCCGCTCCCCCACTGGTTTCTGCGGCTCGCGCGAATCCAGCCCCACTCCAGAGGCGTGCGACAGCAGATGGCGTACGGTCGACCCGGTGGGCCCGCAGGCGTCGTCAAGCGAGAACGCCCCCTCCTCCACCGCCATGAGAAAGCTGTACGCGGCGAGAAGTTTGGTCACACTCTTGAGCTCGTAGACGCGGTCCTCGTCGCCGTACGATGCCTCGGTGGAACCAATCACCGCGGCGGAAACGTTGTCTACCTGCCACTGCCCCAGGTGTGTTGAGAGGTCCATGCGCCCGATGTTACTTGCGCCTGAGCCACCCCGAGTCGGAGTCCTTGTCCGTGCTCACGTACGCGCGGTAGAGCGCGTCGATGAACTCGTCGCGGGAGGGATCCTGGCTCAGCTTGTCCTGCACCGACTCGCGCGTGGGCGACTCCCGCAGATCACCGGTGTCCGCGCCCTCGATCGAGGCGAGTTCCTGGTTCTCCTCCTCGTCGATTTCCTCCATTTTCTCGTGGCGCCAGTTGCGCACCTCCGTAGGCTCGGCCTTGCGCGCGGCTTTGCGAAGCTGCTTCTCGACGCCACTAAACGACTGCCTCAGGTTCCACGCCAGGTCATTGACCGGGGCGAAGTCCTGCTTAGCCGGCACGTACCAACCCTTCCAGTACACGAGCATGGCCAGCAGGAACGCGACGACCGGCGAGGCGATCATGCCCCACGCGTCGTGCCCGGAGTGATAGAGCACGACGTTGAGGGTGCCCGCCACCACCGCGGGAATCACCGTCATCTGCTGGTTCTTCAGCACCGCCGGCACCTGCCCGCACATCATGTCGCGCAGGATGCTCCCGCCGGTCGCGGTGACCACGCCCATGAGGACGCAGCCCAGAGGCGAGACGCCGTGCAGCAGCGCCTTAGTGGAACCCGTCACCGCCCACACGCCCAGCACGGCCATGTCGGCGTGGTACTGGATGATCGTCCAGAAGAACCCGCGCAGCCGGGTCAGGTACGCCACCGCGGCGCCGGCCATGGCCGTCCACACGTACTCGGGGTTGTCCAGCGCCGCGATAAGCCCGGAATCGATCAGGGTGTCGCGCATCGCGCCACCCGCCAGAGACGAAACGATGGCCAGGAGGATAAAGCCGATGATGTCGAACTTCATCTTCCTGGCCACGGTGCCGCCGACGAGCGACGCGAGGAACACGCCGATCAGCTCAAGCACGCGGTAGACGACCTGCAGCATCGGTTCTAATTCGGTGGCATTCACACCGCGGATTTTAACCCGGTGGCGGCTTTCTACACCCAGCGCACCTCGACGCGGTAACCCGCCATGTTGGTGCCGTCGATGAGCACCTCTGCGTGGCTGCGCAGGAGTTCCTCCGTCCGGGTCTGGGCGCGCTCCAGCAACCCGCTATTCACGGCCTTGTCAACGGCGACTTTCTCCTGTTCCTCGAGGAACTCAGTTACATCCTCCACCTTGACCTGGTTGAGCGGATTCAGCGACTGGTCGTAAACAACGATGGTGGAAGGATCAATGGTGTTCTCCGTGACCTCCACGCGCGGCACGCCGACGGTCACGGACTGCGCCGCATCGTCCACATCCACCTTCACCTGCTCGGCGTCGCGCAGGCCCGCCTTCACCGAACCGTCGTACTGGACGAGGAAGTTGCGCCCGGTGAACGGCACGGTGCGTCCGACCACTTTGAACCCCTCTTGGTCGAAGGTGCCGACGTTGGAGTAGACGTACTCCTCCACCGAGAGCTCCGCTATCTGCTGGAACGACGCTCCAATCTCGCGCTGCGTGATCTTTTCGCCACCAAGCCCGAACAGCGCGGGCCGCAGCAGCGCCAGGGCAAGCGCCGCGATCGCCAGCAGCGCGATGATGCCCAGCACCACGCTCGCGCACCCTCCGCGCCGCCTGCTTCCAGTTTCCTGCACCGTGCTCATTTCTCT
This window of the Corynebacterium qintianiae genome carries:
- a CDS encoding serine hydrolase domain-containing protein, whose translation is MDLSTHLGQWQVDNVSAAVIGSTEASYGDEDRVYELKSVTKLLAAYSFLMAVEEGAFSLDDACGPTGSTVRHLLSHASGVGLDSREPQKPVGERRIYSSAGFEILDDFLTECSGMSLGEYARLGVFEPLGMSTAEIYGSAGHEGRASLSDMRAFARELASPSLLSEETLSDAFANQFGDLRGVVPGYGMQKPCPWGLGFEIKGEKAPHWTGENMPADTVGHFGMSGTYLWVVPAWSSSPAAGTAMVVLTDRDFGDWAKPLWQETNAAVFAEL
- a CDS encoding trimeric intracellular cation channel family protein; translated protein: MNATELEPMLQVVYRVLELIGVFLASLVGGTVARKMKFDIIGFILLAIVSSLAGGAMRDTLIDSGLIAALDNPEYVWTAMAGAAVAYLTRLRGFFWTIIQYHADMAVLGVWAVTGSTKALLHGVSPLGCVLMGVVTATGGSILRDMMCGQVPAVLKNQQMTVIPAVVAGTLNVVLYHSGHDAWGMIASPVVAFLLAMLVYWKGWYVPAKQDFAPVNDLAWNLRQSFSGVEKQLRKAARKAEPTEVRNWRHEKMEEIDEEENQELASIEGADTGDLRESPTRESVQDKLSQDPSRDEFIDALYRAYVSTDKDSDSGWLRRK
- a CDS encoding DUF4230 domain-containing protein, translated to MSTVQETGSRRRGGCASVVLGIIALLAIAALALALLRPALFGLGGEKITQREIGASFQQIAELSVEEYVYSNVGTFDQEGFKVVGRTVPFTGRNFLVQYDGSVKAGLRDAEQVKVDVDDAAQSVTVGVPRVEVTENTIDPSTIVVYDQSLNPLNQVKVEDVTEFLEEQEKVAVDKAVNSGLLERAQTRTEELLRSHAEVLIDGTNMAGYRVEVRWV